The following are encoded in a window of Pseudomonas sp. St316 genomic DNA:
- a CDS encoding TetR/AcrR family transcriptional regulator, translating to MSTIRERNKALILRAASEEFADKGFAATKTSDIAAKAGLPKPNVYYYFKSKENLYREVLESIIEPILQASTPFNADGVPGEVLSHYIRSKIRISRDLPFASKVFASEIMHGAPHLSPDLVDQLNAQARHNIDCIQTWIDRGQIAPIDPSHLMFSIWAATQTYADFDWQISAVTGKAKLDEADYEAAAQTIIRLVLKGCEVDR from the coding sequence ATGAGCACTATCCGCGAGCGCAACAAAGCCTTGATCCTGCGTGCCGCCAGCGAAGAATTTGCCGACAAGGGCTTCGCCGCGACCAAGACCAGCGACATCGCGGCCAAGGCAGGCCTACCCAAACCCAACGTCTACTACTACTTCAAATCCAAGGAAAACCTCTACCGCGAAGTCCTGGAAAGCATCATCGAGCCGATTCTCCAGGCTTCGACACCGTTCAATGCCGACGGCGTGCCCGGTGAGGTGCTGAGCCACTACATCCGCTCCAAAATCCGCATCTCCCGCGACCTGCCCTTCGCCTCGAAAGTCTTCGCCAGCGAAATCATGCACGGCGCCCCCCACCTGAGCCCCGACCTGGTGGACCAACTCAACGCCCAGGCCCGGCACAACATCGACTGCATCCAGACCTGGATCGACCGCGGCCAGATCGCCCCCATCGACCCCAGCCACCTGATGTTCAGCATCTGGGCCGCCACCCAGACCTATGCCGATTTCGACTGGCAGATCAGCGCCGTGACCGGCAAGGCCAAGCTTGATGAGGCGGATTACGAAGCGGCGGCACAGACGATTATTCGGTTGGTGTTGAAGGGGTGTGAGGTGGATCGCTAG
- a CDS encoding DUF808 domain-containing protein, whose amino-acid sequence MAGSSLLVLIDDIATVLDDVALMTKMAAKKTAGVLGDDLALNAQQVSGVRAERELPVVWAVAKGSFLNKLILVPSALAISAFVPWLVTPLLMVGGAYLCFEGFEKLAHKFLHSKAEDQAEHAQLVEAVADPAVDLVAFEKDKIKGAVRTDFILSAEIIAITLGTVADAALTQQVIVLSGIAIVMTIGVYGLVAGIVKLDDLGLWLTQKPGQAAKSIGGAILRAAPYMMKGLSVIGTAAMFLVGGGILTHGVPVVHHWIESVTASAGGAGFIVPMLLNAVAGIVAGAVVLAGVLGVGKVWKALKG is encoded by the coding sequence ATGGCTGGAAGCAGTTTGCTGGTACTGATCGACGATATCGCCACCGTGCTCGACGATGTTGCGCTGATGACCAAAATGGCCGCCAAGAAGACCGCCGGCGTGCTTGGCGATGATTTGGCGCTCAATGCCCAGCAGGTCTCAGGTGTGCGCGCCGAGCGGGAACTGCCGGTGGTGTGGGCGGTGGCCAAGGGGTCGTTCCTCAACAAGTTGATCCTGGTACCGTCGGCGCTGGCGATCAGCGCCTTCGTCCCGTGGCTGGTCACGCCGTTGTTGATGGTGGGCGGCGCCTATCTGTGTTTCGAAGGGTTCGAAAAACTGGCCCACAAGTTCCTTCATAGCAAGGCCGAAGACCAGGCTGAGCATGCGCAGCTGGTCGAGGCCGTGGCGGATCCGGCGGTTGATCTGGTGGCCTTTGAAAAGGACAAGATCAAGGGCGCGGTACGCACCGACTTCATTCTGTCAGCGGAAATCATCGCCATCACCCTTGGCACGGTTGCCGACGCCGCACTCACCCAGCAGGTGATCGTGCTGTCGGGCATCGCCATCGTCATGACCATTGGTGTCTATGGCTTGGTGGCCGGGATCGTCAAGCTCGATGACCTGGGGTTGTGGTTGACGCAGAAGCCAGGCCAGGCCGCCAAAAGTATCGGTGGCGCCATCCTGCGCGCCGCGCCCTACATGATGAAAGGCCTGTCGGTGATCGGCACGGCGGCGATGTTCCTGGTGGGCGGGGGCATTTTGACCCATGGCGTGCCGGTGGTGCATCACTGGATTGAAAGCGTGACGGCCAGTGCTGGCGGCGCCGGGTTTATCGTGCCGATGTTGCTCAATGCGGTGGCGGGGATTGTCGCGGGTGCGGTAGTGCTGGCGGGTGTGCTGGGCGTGGGCAAAGTCTGGAAAGCGCTGAAAGGCTGA
- a CDS encoding acyltransferase, with amino-acid sequence MIETFQLLALYVLTVSAFCLVAGRFPLLAPEAQHRVSSLDGLRGVLATAVMVHHFAITFVWHGTGIWQVTDSRVINNMGAVPVSLFFMITGYLFTQKVIRGQPKWGSLLSSRLRRIFPMYIVSVGLVAAISFYQTRGESGSLLDHFGALGSWLIFLGEPINGFPDSKLINASVQWTLMYEALFYLSLPLMYCLFRRQLPILALVISIGAIAILWPEYHHVFHKRFVKLFLVGMAVAFLEPRLRKTSIDFSNLWCCLIATAVLIASLNMRSYSTGQMLILGIPFGLFVLGNSLHGLLEHKGLKVLGEASFSIYLLHGIVIYSMFSLLKIYNFTDGSLRDYAWYLPLIILVVSALSVLTYWSIERPFIISPLKRLDKTVKEI; translated from the coding sequence ATGATCGAAACCTTTCAACTGCTGGCGCTATACGTGCTTACCGTCAGTGCATTCTGCTTGGTCGCCGGGCGCTTCCCTTTGCTCGCCCCTGAAGCACAACACCGAGTATCGTCGTTGGACGGTCTGCGTGGTGTCCTCGCAACAGCGGTGATGGTTCACCACTTCGCCATCACTTTTGTGTGGCACGGCACCGGAATCTGGCAAGTCACCGATAGTCGCGTAATCAACAATATGGGGGCCGTACCGGTGTCCTTGTTCTTCATGATTACCGGCTACCTTTTTACGCAAAAAGTTATCAGGGGGCAGCCCAAGTGGGGCTCGCTGCTTTCCTCTCGATTGCGCCGCATTTTTCCAATGTACATCGTGTCTGTTGGCTTGGTGGCGGCTATCAGTTTCTACCAGACAAGAGGGGAATCAGGTTCGCTGCTCGATCATTTCGGCGCGCTCGGTAGCTGGTTGATCTTTCTGGGGGAACCGATCAATGGATTTCCAGATAGCAAGCTGATCAACGCTTCTGTGCAGTGGACACTGATGTACGAGGCGCTTTTTTATCTCTCGCTCCCGCTCATGTATTGCCTGTTCCGTCGTCAGCTGCCGATTCTTGCCTTGGTGATTTCCATTGGCGCGATCGCGATCTTATGGCCGGAGTATCATCATGTGTTCCACAAGCGGTTCGTTAAGCTGTTTCTGGTGGGCATGGCTGTCGCCTTCTTGGAGCCGCGGCTGCGCAAGACGTCGATCGACTTTTCGAATCTCTGGTGCTGCCTTATCGCCACCGCGGTCCTTATCGCGAGTCTGAATATGCGCTCATACTCAACTGGGCAAATGTTGATTCTCGGCATTCCGTTTGGGCTGTTCGTTCTAGGCAATAGTCTGCACGGACTCCTGGAGCACAAGGGACTCAAGGTTCTGGGGGAGGCGAGCTTCAGTATCTATCTGCTGCACGGTATCGTGATCTACAGCATGTTTAGTCTGCTGAAAATATACAACTTCACAGACGGCTCACTCAGGGACTATGCATGGTATTTGCCGCTTATCATTCTGGTGGTGAGCGCGTTGAGTGTTTTGACCTACTGGTCAATCGAGCGACCCTTCATCATTTCGCCCCTCAAGCGGCTGGATAAGACAGTCAAAGAAATATGA
- a CDS encoding VacJ family lipoprotein, translated as MAKYLLLIAALMSAGMVHADNSKANAPVVVGSDGFKEPLTKLKFNPGLDQREFERSTLNALNVYDPLESWNRRVYHFNYRFDQWVFLPVVDGYRYITPSFMRTGVSNFFNNLGDVPNLMNSLLQFKGKRSMETTARLLLNTTVGIAGLWDPATAMGLPRQSEDFGQTLGFYGVPGGAYFVLPIFGPSNLRDTSGLLVDYSAESAINFLNVAEVSANHPELLLLRGVDKRYQTSFRYGQLNSPFEYEKVRYVYTESRKLQIAE; from the coding sequence GTGGCTAAATATCTGCTGCTTATCGCTGCGTTAATGAGTGCGGGCATGGTCCACGCCGACAACAGCAAGGCCAATGCGCCTGTGGTGGTGGGTTCGGACGGTTTCAAGGAACCGTTGACCAAGCTCAAGTTCAACCCCGGGTTGGACCAGCGCGAGTTCGAGCGCTCGACCCTCAACGCCCTGAACGTCTATGACCCGCTGGAGTCATGGAACCGCCGGGTCTATCACTTCAACTACCGTTTCGACCAGTGGGTGTTCCTGCCCGTTGTCGATGGCTACCGCTACATCACCCCAAGCTTCATGCGCACCGGGGTCAGCAACTTCTTCAACAACCTGGGGGACGTGCCTAACCTGATGAACAGCCTGCTGCAATTCAAGGGCAAGCGTTCGATGGAAACCACGGCGCGACTGCTGCTCAACACCACCGTCGGCATCGCCGGCCTATGGGACCCGGCCACCGCCATGGGCCTGCCGCGCCAGAGCGAAGACTTCGGCCAGACCCTGGGCTTCTATGGCGTGCCCGGCGGCGCGTACTTCGTGTTGCCGATCTTCGGCCCATCGAACCTGCGCGACACTTCCGGCCTGCTGGTGGACTACAGCGCCGAATCGGCGATCAACTTCCTCAATGTCGCCGAAGTCAGCGCCAACCACCCGGAGTTGTTGCTCCTGCGCGGCGTCGACAAGCGCTACCAGACCAGCTTCCGCTATGGGCAACTGAACTCGCCGTTCGAGTATGAAAAGGTGCGCTACGTGTACACCGAGTCGCGCAAGTTGCAGATCGCGGAGTAA
- a CDS encoding serine/threonine protein kinase, with translation MLRSLRFAALLGGLILSASALAADIDAASYGYPLTNPFEATIATTPPDLRPELPLIEDINQADHSLTLRPEREFILPDNFWPVKSLTYRMATQDKPAPLIFLIAGTGARFDSSINEYLKRLYYKAGYHVVQLSSPTSFDFMSAASRFATPGISKEDAEDMYRVMQAVRAQNPKLPVTEYYLTGYSLGALDAAFVAHLDETRRSFNFKKVLLLNPPVNLYTSITNLDKLVQTEVKGINSTTTFYELVLNKLTRYFQQKGYIDLNDALLYDFQQSKQHLSNEQMAMLIGTSFRFSAADIAFTSDLINRRGLIIPPKFPITESTSLTPFLKRALQCDFDCYLTEQVIPMWRARTDGGSLLQLVDQVSLYALKDYLHESPKIAVMHNADDVILGPGDLGFLRKTFGDRLTVYPLGGHCGNLNYRVNSDAMLEFFRG, from the coding sequence ATGCTCCGTTCCTTGCGCTTCGCTGCCCTTCTCGGCGGCCTTATCTTGAGTGCGTCCGCGCTGGCGGCAGATATTGACGCCGCCAGCTATGGCTACCCCTTGACCAACCCGTTCGAGGCGACCATCGCCACCACGCCGCCGGACCTGCGTCCGGAGCTGCCGCTGATCGAAGACATCAATCAGGCCGACCACAGCCTGACCCTGCGCCCGGAACGCGAGTTCATCCTGCCGGACAACTTCTGGCCGGTGAAAAGCCTCACCTACCGCATGGCCACCCAAGACAAACCCGCGCCGCTGATTTTTCTCATCGCCGGCACCGGTGCGCGCTTTGACAGTAGCATCAATGAATACCTCAAGCGGCTCTACTACAAGGCCGGCTACCACGTGGTGCAGTTGTCATCGCCCACCAGCTTCGACTTCATGAGCGCCGCTTCGCGCTTCGCCACGCCAGGCATTTCCAAGGAAGACGCCGAAGACATGTACCGGGTGATGCAAGCAGTGCGCGCGCAGAACCCCAAGCTGCCGGTGACCGAGTACTACCTGACCGGCTACAGCCTCGGCGCCCTGGATGCGGCCTTCGTCGCACACCTGGACGAAACCCGGCGCAGCTTCAATTTCAAGAAGGTGCTGCTGCTGAACCCGCCGGTGAACCTCTACACCTCGATCACCAACCTGGACAAACTGGTCCAGACCGAGGTCAAGGGCATCAACAGCACCACCACCTTCTATGAGCTGGTGCTGAACAAGCTGACGCGCTACTTCCAGCAAAAAGGCTACATCGACCTCAACGATGCCCTGCTCTACGACTTCCAGCAGTCCAAGCAACACCTGAGCAACGAGCAGATGGCCATGTTGATCGGCACCTCGTTCCGGTTCTCGGCGGCCGACATCGCGTTCACCTCGGACCTGATCAACCGGCGCGGCCTGATCATCCCGCCCAAGTTCCCGATTACCGAAAGCACCAGCCTGACGCCGTTCCTCAAGCGGGCTCTGCAATGCGATTTCGACTGCTACCTCACCGAGCAGGTGATCCCGATGTGGCGCGCACGCACTGACGGCGGCAGCCTGTTGCAACTGGTCGACCAGGTCAGCCTGTACGCGCTGAAGGATTACCTGCACGAAAGCCCGAAGATTGCCGTCATGCACAATGCCGACGACGTCATTCTCGGCCCGGGCGACCTGGGCTTCCTGCGCAAGACCTTTGGCGATCGCCTGACGGTTTATCCGCTGGGCGGCCACTGCGGCAACCTTAACTACCGCGTCAACAGCGACGCCATGCTGGAGTTCTTCCGTGGCTAA
- a CDS encoding glycine betaine ABC transporter substrate-binding protein, with protein sequence MKMRRLLGAGAALVLAISSTLASAETKTLSIGYVDGWSDSVATTHVAAEVIKQKLGYDVKLQAVATGIMWQGVATGKLDAMLSAWLPVTHGDYWTKNKDQVVDYGPNFKDAKIGLIVPEYVKAKSLEDLKTDDSFKKRIVGIDAGSGVMLKTEQAIKDYDLTGYQLKASSGAGMIAELTRAEKKNESIAVTGWVPHWMFAKWKLRFLEDPKGVYGAAETVNSIGSKELGTKAPEVAEFLKKFQWSSKDEIGEVMLAIQEGAKPEAAAKDWVAKHPDRVKEWTGK encoded by the coding sequence ATGAAGATGCGACGACTCTTGGGCGCAGGTGCCGCACTGGTACTGGCCATCAGTTCCACCTTGGCCAGCGCCGAAACCAAAACCCTGAGCATCGGTTACGTTGACGGCTGGTCCGACAGCGTCGCGACCACCCACGTGGCCGCCGAAGTGATCAAGCAAAAACTCGGTTATGACGTGAAGCTGCAGGCGGTCGCGACCGGGATCATGTGGCAGGGCGTGGCCACCGGTAAGCTCGACGCGATGCTCTCGGCCTGGCTGCCGGTGACTCACGGCGACTATTGGACGAAGAACAAGGACCAGGTGGTCGACTATGGCCCGAACTTCAAGGATGCCAAAATCGGCCTGATCGTGCCGGAGTACGTTAAGGCCAAGTCGCTCGAAGATCTCAAGACCGACGACTCCTTCAAGAAGCGCATCGTTGGCATCGACGCCGGTTCAGGCGTAATGCTCAAGACCGAACAGGCCATCAAGGATTACGACCTGACCGGTTATCAACTCAAGGCCAGTTCCGGCGCCGGCATGATTGCCGAGCTGACCCGTGCCGAGAAGAAAAACGAATCCATCGCCGTCACCGGTTGGGTGCCACACTGGATGTTCGCCAAGTGGAAGCTGCGCTTCCTGGAAGACCCGAAAGGCGTCTACGGCGCAGCTGAGACTGTAAACAGTATCGGCAGCAAGGAGCTGGGCACCAAGGCGCCGGAAGTGGCCGAGTTCCTGAAGAAATTCCAATGGTCTTCGAAAGACGAGATCGGCGAAGTCATGCTCGCCATCCAGGAAGGTGCCAAGCCTGAAGCCGCTGCCAAGGACTGGGTCGCCAAGCACCCGGACCGTGTGAAGGAGTGGACTGGCAAGTAA
- a CDS encoding DUF485 domain-containing protein, with translation MNDSIYLSIQNSPRFKELVRKREKFAWILSAIMLGLYSGFILLIAYGPHILGAKITPESTITWGIPIGVGLIVSAFILTAIYVRRANGEFDDLNNAILKEAQQ, from the coding sequence ATGAACGACAGCATTTACCTCTCGATTCAAAACAGCCCGCGCTTCAAGGAGCTGGTGAGAAAAAGGGAAAAGTTCGCCTGGATTCTCTCGGCGATCATGCTTGGGCTGTATTCCGGCTTCATTCTTCTGATCGCCTACGGGCCACACATTCTCGGGGCCAAGATCACGCCTGAGTCCACCATTACCTGGGGCATTCCCATCGGTGTTGGCCTGATTGTCTCGGCCTTCATCCTGACCGCTATCTACGTACGGCGCGCCAACGGCGAGTTCGACGACCTGAACAATGCGATTCTCAAGGAGGCTCAGCAATGA
- a CDS encoding cation acetate symporter encodes MIRRLLALLSIAAFAPGAWAAEALTGAVQKQPLNVSAIVMFVVFVGATLCITYWASKRNKSAADYYAAGGRITGFQNGLAIAGDYMSAASFLGISALVFASGYDGLIYSIGFLVGWPIILFLIAERLRNLGKYTFADVASYRLGQTQIRSLSACGSLVVVAFYLIAQMVGAGKLIQLLFGLDYHVAVILVGILMCLYVLFGGMLATTWVQIIKAVLLLSGASFMALMVMKHVNFDFNMLFAEAVKVHPKGEAIMSPGGLVKDPISAFSLGLALMFGTAGLPHILMRFFTVSDAKEARKSVLYATGFIGYFYILTFIIGFGAILLVSTNPAFKDAAGALLGGNNMAAVHLANAVGGSIFLGFISAVAFATILAVVAGLTLAGASAVSHDLYASVIKKGKANEKDEIRVSKITTIALAVLAIGLGILFEKQNIAFMVGLAFSIAASCNFPVLLLSMYWKKLTTRGAMIGGWLGLVSAVGLMILGPTIWVQIMGHEKAIFPYEYPALFSMAIAFVGIWFFSITDKSAEGANERALFFPQFVRSQTGLGASGAVNH; translated from the coding sequence ATGATCCGGCGTCTACTGGCTCTATTGAGCATCGCAGCGTTCGCTCCGGGCGCCTGGGCGGCTGAAGCCTTGACCGGTGCCGTGCAGAAACAACCCCTCAACGTCTCGGCCATTGTCATGTTCGTGGTCTTCGTCGGCGCGACCCTGTGCATCACTTACTGGGCGTCCAAGCGTAACAAGTCGGCGGCCGACTACTATGCGGCGGGCGGGCGGATCACCGGTTTCCAGAACGGCCTGGCCATTGCCGGTGACTACATGTCGGCGGCGTCCTTCCTGGGGATTTCCGCCCTGGTGTTCGCCTCCGGCTACGACGGCCTGATCTACTCCATCGGCTTCCTGGTGGGCTGGCCGATCATTCTGTTCCTGATCGCCGAGCGCCTGCGTAACCTGGGTAAATACACCTTTGCCGACGTGGCGTCCTATCGCCTCGGGCAAACCCAGATCCGCAGTCTGTCCGCCTGTGGCTCGCTGGTGGTGGTGGCGTTCTACCTGATCGCGCAAATGGTCGGTGCCGGCAAGCTGATCCAGCTGCTGTTCGGCCTGGACTACCATGTCGCGGTGATCCTGGTGGGTATCCTGATGTGCCTCTACGTGTTGTTCGGCGGCATGCTGGCTACCACCTGGGTACAGATCATCAAGGCGGTGCTGTTGCTGTCGGGCGCTTCGTTCATGGCCCTGATGGTCATGAAACACGTCAACTTCGACTTCAACATGCTGTTTGCCGAAGCGGTCAAGGTTCACCCTAAAGGTGAGGCGATCATGAGCCCTGGCGGCCTGGTGAAGGATCCGATCTCGGCCTTCTCCCTGGGGCTGGCGCTGATGTTCGGTACCGCTGGCCTGCCGCACATCCTGATGCGCTTCTTCACCGTGAGCGACGCCAAGGAAGCGCGCAAGAGCGTGCTGTATGCCACTGGCTTCATCGGTTACTTCTACATCCTGACCTTCATCATCGGCTTCGGCGCGATCCTGCTGGTCAGCACCAACCCGGCCTTCAAGGACGCGGCAGGTGCCTTGCTCGGTGGCAACAACATGGCGGCGGTGCACCTGGCCAACGCTGTGGGCGGTAGCATCTTCCTGGGCTTCATCTCAGCCGTAGCCTTCGCCACCATCCTGGCGGTAGTCGCGGGCCTGACCCTGGCCGGTGCCTCGGCGGTGTCCCATGACCTGTATGCCAGCGTGATCAAGAAAGGCAAGGCCAACGAGAAGGACGAGATTCGCGTCTCGAAAATCACCACCATCGCCCTGGCGGTGCTGGCGATCGGCCTGGGTATCCTGTTCGAGAAGCAGAACATCGCGTTCATGGTGGGCCTGGCGTTCTCCATCGCGGCGAGCTGCAACTTCCCGGTCCTGCTGCTTTCGATGTACTGGAAGAAGCTGACCACCCGTGGCGCCATGATTGGCGGCTGGCTGGGCCTGGTCAGTGCCGTGGGCCTGATGATCCTTGGCCCGACCATTTGGGTGCAGATCATGGGTCACGAGAAGGCGATCTTCCCGTATGAATACCCAGCACTGTTCTCGATGGCGATTGCCTTTGTCGGCATCTGGTTCTTCTCCATTACCGACAAGTCGGCTGAAGGTGCAAACGAGCGGGCGCTGTTCTTCCCGCAATTCGTGCGTTCGCAGACTGGCCTGGGGGCGAGTGGGGCGGTTAATCATTGA
- the gltA gene encoding citrate synthase, translating into MADKKAQLIIEGAAPVELPILTGTVGPDVIDVRGLTATGRFTFDPGFMSTASCESKITYIDGDNGILLHRGYPIEQLAEKSDYLETCYLLLNGELPTAEQKAQFVSTVKNHTMVHEQLKTFFNGFRRDAHPMAVMCGVVGALSAFYHDSLDINNPQHREISAIRLVAKMPTLAAMVYKYSMGQPMMYPRNDLTYAENFLHMMFNTPCEIKPISPVLAKAMDRIFILHADHEQNASTSTVRLAGSSGANPFACIAAGIAALWGPAHGGANEAVLTMLDEIGDVSNIDKFIAKAKDKNDPFKLMGFGHRVYKNRDPRATVMKQTCDEVLKELGIKNDPQLELAMRLEEIALTDPYFIERSLYPNVDFYSGIILKAIGIPTSMFTVIFALARTVGWISHWKEMLSSPYKIGRPRQLYTGYESRDITQLEDRK; encoded by the coding sequence ATGGCTGACAAAAAAGCGCAGTTGATCATCGAGGGCGCAGCCCCCGTCGAGCTGCCCATTTTAACCGGCACCGTTGGTCCCGATGTAATCGACGTACGGGGCCTGACGGCCACGGGCCGTTTCACCTTTGACCCAGGTTTCATGTCGACCGCCTCGTGCGAGTCGAAAATCACCTACATCGATGGCGACAACGGCATCCTGCTGCACCGCGGCTACCCGATCGAGCAACTGGCTGAAAAATCGGACTACCTGGAAACCTGCTACCTGCTGCTCAACGGCGAGCTGCCAACCGCAGAGCAAAAGGCCCAGTTCGTCAGCACCGTGAAGAACCACACCATGGTTCACGAGCAGTTGAAGACCTTCTTCAACGGCTTCCGTCGCGATGCCCACCCGATGGCCGTCATGTGCGGCGTTGTCGGCGCCCTCTCGGCCTTCTACCACGACTCCCTGGACATCAATAACCCCCAGCACCGCGAAATCTCCGCGATCCGCCTGGTGGCGAAGATGCCAACCCTGGCAGCCATGGTCTACAAGTACTCCATGGGCCAGCCCATGATGTACCCACGCAATGACCTGACCTATGCAGAAAACTTCCTGCACATGATGTTCAACACCCCGTGCGAGATCAAACCGATCAGCCCGGTGCTCGCCAAGGCCATGGACCGGATCTTCATCCTCCATGCCGACCACGAGCAGAACGCGTCCACGTCCACCGTGCGCCTGGCAGGCTCCTCGGGTGCCAACCCGTTCGCCTGTATCGCCGCCGGTATCGCCGCACTCTGGGGCCCTGCCCACGGCGGTGCGAACGAAGCGGTACTGACCATGCTCGATGAAATCGGCGATGTCTCGAACATCGACAAGTTCATCGCCAAGGCCAAGGACAAGAACGATCCGTTCAAGTTGATGGGCTTCGGTCACCGGGTCTACAAGAACCGCGACCCACGCGCCACCGTCATGAAGCAGACCTGCGACGAAGTGCTCAAGGAACTGGGGATCAAGAACGATCCGCAACTCGAACTGGCCATGCGCCTGGAAGAGATCGCCCTGACCGACCCGTACTTCATCGAACGCTCGCTGTACCCGAACGTCGACTTCTACTCGGGGATCATCCTCAAGGCGATCGGCATTCCAACCAGCATGTTCACCGTGATCTTCGCCCTGGCGCGGACCGTCGGCTGGATCTCCCACTGGAAGGAAATGCTCTCCAGCCCGTACAAGATCGGCCGCCCGCGCCAGCTGTACACCGGCTACGAGTCGCGTGACATCACCCAGCTGGAAGACCGCAAGTAA
- the sdhC gene encoding succinate dehydrogenase, cytochrome b556 subunit has protein sequence MKSQRPVNLDLRTIKLPVTAYTSILHRISGVILFVSLAIMLYALDKSLDSEEGFGQVKACLTSPLAKLVIWGILSALLYHLVAGVRHLIMDMGIGETLEGGKLGSKIIIAVSAVLIVLAGVWIW, from the coding sequence GTGAAAAGCCAACGACCTGTAAACCTAGACCTAAGGACCATCAAACTCCCAGTCACTGCTTACACGTCCATTCTTCACCGTATTTCCGGTGTCATCCTCTTCGTCAGCCTGGCCATCATGCTTTATGCATTGGACAAGTCGCTCGATTCGGAAGAAGGCTTCGGTCAGGTGAAAGCGTGTCTGACCAGTCCGCTAGCCAAGCTAGTGATTTGGGGCATCCTGTCCGCCTTGCTGTATCACTTGGTTGCCGGTGTGCGCCATTTGATCATGGACATGGGCATCGGTGAGACGCTGGAAGGCGGCAAGCTGGGCTCGAAAATCATTATCGCCGTGTCTGCGGTGCTGATCGTTCTGGCAGGAGTCTGGATATGGTAA
- the sdhD gene encoding succinate dehydrogenase, hydrophobic membrane anchor protein yields the protein MVTNVTNLSRSGLYDWMAQRVSAVVLAAYFIFLIGYVVANPGLGYAQWHELFANNWMRIFSLLALVALGAHAWVGMWTIATDYLTPMAFGKSATAVRFLFQAVCGVAMFAYFVWGVQILWGI from the coding sequence ATGGTAACCAACGTCACGAACCTTTCGCGTTCGGGCCTCTATGACTGGATGGCCCAGCGTGTGTCTGCGGTCGTTCTCGCGGCTTACTTCATCTTCCTGATCGGATATGTCGTGGCAAACCCAGGCCTGGGCTACGCCCAATGGCATGAACTGTTCGCAAACAACTGGATGCGTATCTTCAGTCTGCTGGCACTTGTCGCACTGGGCGCTCACGCCTGGGTCGGCATGTGGACCATCGCGACCGACTACTTGACGCCAATGGCGTTCGGCAAGTCGGCGACTGCCGTACGTTTCCTTTTCCAGGCAGTATGCGGCGTTGCGATGTTCGCTTACTTCGTCTGGGGTGTGCAGATTCTCTGGGGTATCTGA